The following coding sequences lie in one Arachis hypogaea cultivar Tifrunner chromosome 4, arahy.Tifrunner.gnm2.J5K5, whole genome shotgun sequence genomic window:
- the LOC112794825 gene encoding protein FAR1-RELATED SEQUENCE 5-like, with protein sequence MPHCIFFECAARNDEKLFWRYEVAAGFRMCDIIWSDGRRQEDYEAFGDVLTFDATYGRNKYNLPVIVLSGVNHHNQTCVFVAAMVSCESQDSYKWVLRRFLECIRGKAPKAVITDGDPSMRLAIMHVFPYAHHILCAWNLLRNATAHVSQPRFTQLFKQCMLADIEVDELEIQWEAMVDECVDFLREKEEELDFHSFYGTPVLQIQFPEIERSATTIYTHELFYRFGETLRRAIRFYIVDCQDCENGCCYVIQKYRRPESTWMESYGIPCVHIIVVLVGIDIGSLPETLVLKRWCKNAKNNVTFVRQVTEMGDAASWYCSRLGAFVDQCKHFAKVACLRDEDYKVFSEKMARDAIMLEVKNGLHVALDVNPHLNGEGMVG encoded by the exons ATGCCgcattgcatttttttcgaatGTGCTGCCAGAAATGATGAGAAACTATTTTGGAGGTATGAGGTAGCGGCTGGTTTTCGTATGTGTGACATTATATGGAGTGATGGTCGAAGACAGGAAGATTATGAGGCGTTCGGTGATGTCCTCACCTTTGATGCGACCTATGGGAGGAACAAGTATAACCTTCCTGTTATTGTTTTGTCTGGGGTTAATCACCATAATCAGACATGCGTGTTTGTAGCAGCAATGGTTTCATGTGAGTCACAGGATTCATACAAATGGGTGCTAAGACGGTTTCTGGAATGCATACGGGGAAAGGCCCCGAAGGCAGTTATAACTGATGGGGATCCTTCTATGAGGCTAGCTATTATGCATGTTTTTCCATATGCTCATCACATACTTTGTGCATGGAACCTACTAAGGAATGCCACTGCTCATGTCTCACAACCACGTTTCACCCAATTATTCAAACAGTGCATGCTCGCTGACATAGAGGTTGATGAATTGGAAATACAGTGGGAGGCGATGGTTGACGA atgtGTTGATTTCCTtagagagaaggaggaggagcTTGACTTTCATTCCTTTTATGGTACCCCGGTGCTTCAAATACAGTTCCCAGAGATTGAGAGGTCTGCGACAACCATATATACCCATGAACTTTTTTACAGATTTGGAGAGACCCTGAGGCGGGCCATAAGATTTTACATTGTCGACTGCCAGGATTGTGAAAATGGATGTTGCTATGTGATACAGAAGTATCGCCGACCGGAGTCAACCTG GATGGAGTCATATGGGATCCCTTGTGTTCACATAATTGTAGTTCTAGTTGGTATTGATATCGGTTCTTTGCCAGAGACTCTGGTCCTCAAGAGGTGGTGCAAAAATGCCAAGAACAATGTGACTTTCGTTAGACAAGTTACTGAAATGGGTGATGCTGCATCCTGGTACTGTAGCAGACTTGGTGCATTTGTAGACCAATGTAAGCATTTTGCCAAGGTGGCTTGTCTAAGGGATGAGGACTACAAGGTCTTTAGTGAAAAAATGGCACGGGATGCTATCATGTTGGAGGTCAAGAATGGGTTGCATGTGGCCCTAGATGTGAATCCACACCTTAACGGTGAGGGGATGGTAGGATAA
- the LOC140184312 gene encoding uncharacterized protein, with translation MVAYVVNTVAMLSPLQAKANSVPCCWFFPSTFAAEILFQTPMEHLVESYARLWMLPTQELEHVFVPICEPPKTWYMLLLDIKRPSVYALDVCTSMESVPRCERNMRLIMAVLKNIFKLEPNLPNFKHVSPDPNTWGRIEYPMSIPSSRLGADESEIWCIWWMSHNGRFS, from the exons ATGGTTGCATAT GTCGTCAACACTGTTGCAATGCTTTCCCCTCTTCAAGCCAAGGCAAACTCTGTGCCGTGTTGCTGGTTCTTCCCGTCAACATTTGCCGCTGAGATCTTGTTCCAAACTCCGATGGAACATTTAGTAGAGAGCTATGCGAGACTTTGGATGCTACCAACTCAAGAACTTGAGCAT GTCTTTGTACCCATTTGCGAGCCACCTAAGACCTGGTACATGCTATTGCTGGATATAAAGAGACCTTCTGTTTATGCTCTTGATGTTTGCACAAGCATGGAGTCCGTTCCCAGGTGTGAGCGCAACATGCGCCTTATA ATGGCTGTCCTCAAGAATATTTTTAAACTTGAGCCGAATCTGCCCAACTTTAAACACGTTTCGCCAGATCCAAACACCTGGGGACGCATTGAATACCCCATGAGCATTCCTAGCAGCAGACTAGGCGC AGATGAATCTGAAATATGGTGCATCTGGTGGATGTCTCACAATGGCCGATTCTCCTAA
- the LOC112796702 gene encoding succinate dehydrogenase subunit 6, mitochondrial, producing MASFWDSYKEFWSERFSFLSNYSNAIQRDRPLHPWTDSDVHQFIALDPVHGPALKSARDAVQFGITGSALGAAFTAGYAWKYSRSLHGAALSFLAGGVFGWTFGHEIANHALQLYRLDTLAAEAKFLEWWKNKSE from the exons ATGGCATCTTTCTGGGATAGCTACAAGGAATTTTGGTCGGAGAGGTTCTCCTTCCTTAGCAACTATTCCAACGCTATCCAACGCGATAGGCCACTCCATCCTTGGACTGATTCTGATGTTCATCAGTTCATTGCTTTGGATCCTGTTCATGGACCTGCT TTGAAAAGTGCTAGAGATGCAGTACAATTTGGCATCACTGGAAGTGCTTTGGGAGCAGCATTCACTGCAGGCTACGCATGGAAATATTCCAGAAGTTTGCATG GTGCTGCACTTTCTTTTCTAGCTGGAGGTGTATTTGGGTGGACGTTTGGGCATGAAATTGCAAATCATGCACTTCAACTCTACAGGTTAGATACACTGGCTGCAGAGGCTAAGTTTTTGGAGTGGTGGAAAAATAAGAGCGAATGA